A single Oncorhynchus nerka isolate Pitt River linkage group LG10, Oner_Uvic_2.0, whole genome shotgun sequence DNA region contains:
- the scd gene encoding acyl-CoA desaturase isoform X2 translates to MTDTEIEGPGRHRNGDVLAESATKRDDVFDETYKEKEGPKPSMMIVWRNVILMTLLHIGAVYGITLVPSAHVLTWAWFVFCFLTSALGVTAGAHRLWSHRSYKASLPLRIFLATANSMAFQNDIFEWARDHRVHHKFSETDADPHNAVRGFFFSHIGWLLVRKHPDVIEKGKKLELSDLKADKVVMFQRKYYKMSVVLMCFSIPMFVPWCLWGESLWLGYFVPGLLRYTLVLNATWLVNSAAHMWGNRPYDTNINPRENKFVTLSAIGEGFHNYHHTFPYDYASSEFGCKLNLTTCFIDLMCFLGLAKDRKRVSTEIVLARAQRTGDGGTRNRSG, encoded by the exons ATGACTGACACGGAGATAGAGGGTCCGGGGAGACACAGGAACGGTGATGTGCTCGCAGAATCGGCGACAAAAAGAGATGATGTGTTTGATGAAACATACAAAGAGAAAGAAGGTCCTAAACCTTCAATGATGATCGTGTGGAGAAATGTCATATTGATGACTTTATTGCACATTGGAGCCGTGTACGGCATCACCCTCGTCCCATCTGCTCATGTTTTGACCTGGGCTTGGT TTGTGTTTTGCTTTTTAACAAGTGCTTTAGGAGTGACCGCGGGGGCTCACCGGCTATGGAGCCACAGGTCCTACAAGGCCTCGTTACCTCTCAGAATCTTCCTAGCCACTGCCAACTCCATGGCCTTTCAG AATGATATCTTTGAATGGGCTCGGGACCACAGAGTTCACCACAAGTTTTCAGAGACCGATGCCGACCCGCACAACGCCGTCCGAGGGTTCTTCTTCTCCCACATCGGTTGGCTCCTGGTGCGTAAACACCCAGACGTCATTGAGAAGGGGAAGAAGCTGGAGCTCAGTGACTTGAAGGCTGACAAGGTCGTCATGTTCCAGAGGAA GTATTACAAGATGTCAGTGGTGCTGATGTGCTTCTCCATCCCCATGTTTGTTCCTTGGTGCCTGTGGGGAGAGAGCCTGTGGCTGGGCTACTTCGTGCCGGGTCTGCTGAGGTACACCCTGGTACTGAACGCTACCTGGCTGGTCAACAGTGCTGCCCACATGTGGGGAAACCGGCCCTACGACACCAACATCAACCCCAGAGAGAACAAGTTTGTCACCCTTAGTGCCATAG GTGAGGGGTTCCATAACTATCACCACACCTTCCCATATGATTATGCATCAAGTGAGTTTGGCTGCAAACTGAACCTGACCACCTGTTTCATCGACTTGATGTGTTTCCTCGGCCTGGCAAAGGACCGCAAGAGAGTGTCCACTGAAATAGTGCTGGCCCGGGCTCAGCGCACTGGGGACGGAGGCACCCGGAACCGGAGTGGCTAG
- the scd gene encoding acyl-CoA desaturase isoform X1 — protein MAADSPIMLTVSLSLMIQTNRLMFLAWACYVSFINKITARMTDTEIEGPGRHRNGDVLAESATKRDDVFDETYKEKEGPKPSMMIVWRNVILMTLLHIGAVYGITLVPSAHVLTWAWFVFCFLTSALGVTAGAHRLWSHRSYKASLPLRIFLATANSMAFQNDIFEWARDHRVHHKFSETDADPHNAVRGFFFSHIGWLLVRKHPDVIEKGKKLELSDLKADKVVMFQRKYYKMSVVLMCFSIPMFVPWCLWGESLWLGYFVPGLLRYTLVLNATWLVNSAAHMWGNRPYDTNINPRENKFVTLSAIGEGFHNYHHTFPYDYASSEFGCKLNLTTCFIDLMCFLGLAKDRKRVSTEIVLARAQRTGDGGTRNRSG, from the exons ATGGCTGCAGATAGTCCCATCATGCTGACAGTGTCGCTATCACTGATGATCCAAACCAACCGTTTGATGTTTTTAGCATGGGCTTGCTATG TTTCATTCATCAACAAAATCACGGCGAGGATGACTGACACGGAGATAGAGGGTCCGGGGAGACACAGGAACGGTGATGTGCTCGCAGAATCGGCGACAAAAAGAGATGATGTGTTTGATGAAACATACAAAGAGAAAGAAGGTCCTAAACCTTCAATGATGATCGTGTGGAGAAATGTCATATTGATGACTTTATTGCACATTGGAGCCGTGTACGGCATCACCCTCGTCCCATCTGCTCATGTTTTGACCTGGGCTTGGT TTGTGTTTTGCTTTTTAACAAGTGCTTTAGGAGTGACCGCGGGGGCTCACCGGCTATGGAGCCACAGGTCCTACAAGGCCTCGTTACCTCTCAGAATCTTCCTAGCCACTGCCAACTCCATGGCCTTTCAG AATGATATCTTTGAATGGGCTCGGGACCACAGAGTTCACCACAAGTTTTCAGAGACCGATGCCGACCCGCACAACGCCGTCCGAGGGTTCTTCTTCTCCCACATCGGTTGGCTCCTGGTGCGTAAACACCCAGACGTCATTGAGAAGGGGAAGAAGCTGGAGCTCAGTGACTTGAAGGCTGACAAGGTCGTCATGTTCCAGAGGAA GTATTACAAGATGTCAGTGGTGCTGATGTGCTTCTCCATCCCCATGTTTGTTCCTTGGTGCCTGTGGGGAGAGAGCCTGTGGCTGGGCTACTTCGTGCCGGGTCTGCTGAGGTACACCCTGGTACTGAACGCTACCTGGCTGGTCAACAGTGCTGCCCACATGTGGGGAAACCGGCCCTACGACACCAACATCAACCCCAGAGAGAACAAGTTTGTCACCCTTAGTGCCATAG GTGAGGGGTTCCATAACTATCACCACACCTTCCCATATGATTATGCATCAAGTGAGTTTGGCTGCAAACTGAACCTGACCACCTGTTTCATCGACTTGATGTGTTTCCTCGGCCTGGCAAAGGACCGCAAGAGAGTGTCCACTGAAATAGTGCTGGCCCGGGCTCAGCGCACTGGGGACGGAGGCACCCGGAACCGGAGTGGCTAG